The proteins below are encoded in one region of Hordeum vulgare subsp. vulgare chromosome 3H, MorexV3_pseudomolecules_assembly, whole genome shotgun sequence:
- the LOC123444514 gene encoding lipoyl synthase, chloroplastic: MNSSLARQVGPPIRPGCASHRGRSGSVRCRAEAAPPASVSRTGPYTGRDPEVKKPAWLRQRAAHGEKYARMRESLGELKLNTVCVEAQCPNIGECWNGGGGAGGEGDGIATATIMVLGDTCTRGCRFCAVKTSNRPPPPDPMEPLNTALAVASWGVDYVVLTSVDRDDLPDGGSGHFAQTVRALKELKPGILVECLTSDFRGDLEAVSSLADSNLDVFAHNIETVRSLQRIVRDPRAGYEQSLAVLKHAKICKEGMITKSSIMLGLGETDEEVKQAMIDLRAVGVDILTLGQYLQPTEKHLTVREYVTPEKFQFWKEYGESLGFCYVASGPLVRSSYRAGELFVENLVRNKKTKPASASS, translated from the exons ATGAACAGCTCGCTCGCGAGGCAGGTGGGCCCGCCGATCCGGCCCGGCTGCGCGAGCCACCGCGGTCGGTCCGGCTCGGTCCGGTGCCGCGCCGAGGCTGcgccgccggcgtccgtctccaggaCCGGGCCGTACACCGGGAGGGACCCGGAGGTGAAGAAGCCGGCGTGGCTGAGGCAGAGGGCGGCGCACGGGGAGAAGTACGCGCGGATGCGGGAGTCGCTCGGCGAGCTCAAGCTCAACACCGTCTGCGTCGAGGCCCAGTGCCCCAACATCGGCGAG TGCTGGAACGGAGGGGGAGGCGCAGGCGGGGAAGGGGACGGCATTGCCACGGCGACCATCATGGTGCTCGGCGATACTTGCACGCGCGGCTGTCGATTCTGCGCTGTGAAGACCAGCAACAGGCCTCCGCCGCCAGATCCCATGGAACCTCTGAACACGGCCTTGGCCGTTGCAAGTTGGGG AGTAGACTATGTTGTGCTGACAAGTGTTGATAGAGATGACTTACCTGATGGGGGGAGTGGCCATTTTGCTCAAACAGTGAGAGCTTTGAAG GAGCTCAAACCTGGGATATTGGTGGAATGCTTAACCTCGGACTTTCGAGGTGATCTGGAGGCTGTTTCCTCTTTGGCCGATTCTAATCTAGATGTCTTTGCGCACAACATTGAAACTGTCAGGAGTCTGCAGAGAATTGTGAGGGATCCTCGAGCAGG ATATGAGCAGAGCTTAGCTGTTCTAAAACATGCAAAAATTTGCAAAGAGGGGATGATAACCAAGTCTTCTATCATGCTTGGTCTTGGGGAAACTGACGAGGAGGTGAAACAAGCCATGATTGACTTAAGGGCAGTTGGTGTTGATATTCTCACATTGGGCCAATATTTACAG CCAACAGAAAAACATTTGACGGTAAGAGAGTATGTGACGCCTGAGAAGTTCCAGTTTTGGAAGGAGTACGGAGAATCGTTGGGTTTTTGTTATGTTGCTAGTGGACCTCTG GTCCGGTCTTCGTACCGTGCAGGAGAGCTCTTTGTCGAGAATTTGGTCAGAAATAAGAAGACTAAGCCTGCATCTGCCTCCTCTTAG